A genomic window from Nicotiana sylvestris chromosome 11, ASM39365v2, whole genome shotgun sequence includes:
- the LOC138881416 gene encoding uncharacterized protein, whose amino-acid sequence MPLTIILKIYIFDVWGIDFMGPFVSSYGNTYILVAVDYVSKWVKAVSLPNNEARSVVAFLKKNIFTRFGTPRAIISDGGSHFCNKLLTPYSPSMVSITKSRPLIILKQVVKWKSQTGRSRVFCQRQ is encoded by the coding sequence ATGCCCCTCACCATCATCTTGAAGATTTACATTTtcgatgtgtggggtattgatttcatgggtccatttgtgagCTCTTACGGAAACACTTACATTCTAgtcgcggttgattatgtgtctaaaTGGGTTAAGGCCGTttctttgcccaacaatgaagcgagaagtgtggtggcatttttgaagaaaaacatctttacaagatttggtactccaagggctatcataagtgatgggggttcgCATTTTTGCAATAAGCTTTTGAcaccttactcaccaagtatggtgtcaatcactaAGTctcgaccccttatcatcctcaagcaagtggtcaagtggaagtctcaaacagggagatcaagagtattttgtcaaagacAATGA